The following are encoded together in the Ovis canadensis isolate MfBH-ARS-UI-01 breed Bighorn chromosome 2, ARS-UI_OviCan_v2, whole genome shotgun sequence genome:
- the LOC138434513 gene encoding olfactory receptor 13C2, with translation MEWENQTILVEFFLKGLSGYPRLELLFYVLVLIMYVVILLGNGTLILISILDSHLHTPMYFFLGNLSFLDICYTTVSIPPMLVSFLSEKKTISFSGCAVQMFLGLAMGTTECVLLGMMAFDRYVAICNPLRYSVIMSKGSYVPMAAGSWTIGVVNSTVQTGCVVQLPFCRNNVINHFTCEILAVMKLACADISGNEFIMLVATTLFIMTPLLLIIISYTLIIISILRIRSSEGRSKVFSTCSAHLTVVIIFYGTILFMYMKPKSTETLNSDDMDATDKLVSVFYGVMTPMINPLVYSLRNKDVKEAVKHLLRRKIFDK, from the coding sequence atggaatgggaaaaccAAACCATTCTGGTGGAATTTTTTCTGAAGGGGCTTTCTGGTTATCCAAGGCTTGAATTACTCTTTTATGTGCTTGTCTTAATAATGTATGTGGTCATCCTTCTGGGAAATGGTACCCTTATTCTCATCAGCATCTTAGACTCCCACCTTCACACCCCTATGTACTTCTTCCTGGGGAACCTCTCCTTCCTGGACATCTGCTACACCACTGTCTCCATTCCTCCCATGCTGGTGAGCttcctttcagaaaaaaagaccatctccttctctggctGTGCTGTGCAAATGTTCCTTGGCTTGGCCATGGGGACAACAGAGTGTGTGCTCCTGGGCATGATGGCCTTTGATCGGTATGTGGCTATTTGCAACCCTCTAAGATATTCTGTCATCATGAGCAAGGGTTCCTATGTGCCCATGGCAGCTGGCTCCTGGACCATAGGAGTTGTCAACTCTACAGTACAAACTGGGTGTGTAGTGCAGTTGCCCTTCTGCAGGAATAATGTCATCAATCATTTCACCTGTGAAATTCTGGCTGTCATGAAATTGGCCTGTGCTGATATCTCAGGTAACGAGTTCATCATGCTTGTGGCCACAACCTTATTCATAATGACACCATTATTGTTAATCATTATCTCTTACACATTAATTATTATCAGCATCCTCAGAATTCGCTCTTCTGAGGGGAGAAGCAAAGTCTTCTCTACTTGTTCAGCCCACTTGACTGTGGTGATAATATTCTATGGAACCATTCTCTTCATGTACATGAAGCCCAAGTCTACAGAGACACTTAATTCAGATGACATGGATGCTACTGACAAGCTTGTATCTGTGTTCTATGGAGTGATGACTCCTATGATTAATCCTTTAGTTTATAGTCTCAGGAACAAGGATGTGAAGGAAGCAGTAAAACATTTACTGAGAAGAAAAATTTTTGATAAGTAA